A stretch of Aureispira sp. CCB-E DNA encodes these proteins:
- a CDS encoding VOC family protein, whose amino-acid sequence MLELNKIHHIAIISSNYKRSKFFYTKLLGLTIKNEVYRADRDSYKLDLELNGEYIIELFSFPKPPARLSRPEATGLRHLAFEVKDVAQAVQQLEDNNIEVEPIRIDPYTHKKFAFFTDPDGLPIEIYEE is encoded by the coding sequence ATGTTGGAACTGAATAAAATTCACCATATTGCAATTATTAGTAGTAATTATAAACGATCAAAATTTTTTTATACAAAATTACTAGGATTAACCATCAAAAATGAAGTCTATCGGGCAGATCGAGACTCTTACAAATTAGATTTGGAACTGAATGGCGAATATATTATTGAATTATTTTCTTTTCCAAAACCGCCCGCACGTTTGTCAAGACCAGAAGCAACTGGATTAAGGCATTTAGCTTTTGAAGTAAAGGATGTGGCGCAAGCCGTTCAGCAATTAGAGGATAATAATATAGAAGTGGAACCCATTCGAATAGACCCTTATACACACAAAAAGTTTGCTTTTTTTACAGACCCAGATGGCTTGCCTATTGAGATTTATGAAGAATAA
- a CDS encoding DUF1801 domain-containing protein yields the protein MIRELDQFYAKKEEPNKSCLLALRTIILEQDEAVSETRKYGMPCFCYQGKMFCYLWVDKKTTEPYLLMVEGDKLEHPELEQGSRKRMKILRVNPTRDLEIERIQVILQDALDLYRKGIVKI from the coding sequence ATGATAAGAGAGTTAGATCAGTTTTATGCTAAAAAAGAAGAACCCAATAAAAGTTGCTTGTTGGCTTTAAGAACCATTATTTTGGAACAAGATGAGGCTGTTTCTGAAACAAGAAAGTATGGGATGCCTTGTTTTTGTTATCAAGGGAAAATGTTTTGCTACTTATGGGTAGACAAGAAGACCACAGAACCTTATTTGTTGATGGTAGAAGGAGATAAATTAGAGCACCCTGAGTTGGAACAGGGGAGTCGTAAGCGAATGAAAATTCTGAGGGTTAATCCAACAAGAGATTTAGAGATCGAACGAATCCAAGTCATTTTGCAAGATGCCCTAGATTTGTATCGAAAGGGAATTGTTAAAATTTAA
- a CDS encoding DNA alkylation repair protein — translation MKPTVAAVIKELRALANPEKVDFKQKKFGVIAQNALGIYQKDLKELAKEIGKNSTLAKALFETNIYEARLLCSKLFNPKDLTEDLMEKWVVTFENWEICDSFSMGVFARSPLAIPKAIEWSTRTEEFEKRASFATIAGYCMADKKAANSTFEQFFPLLYQAADDQRIYVKKAVNWALRSIGKRNVDLNKRAIEEAQKIKQLEFKSAQWIAKDALKELEKETVNILDYPRSIYRPKK, via the coding sequence ATGAAACCGACCGTTGCTGCTGTTATAAAGGAATTAAGAGCGTTAGCTAATCCAGAAAAAGTTGATTTTAAACAAAAAAAGTTTGGTGTAATTGCTCAGAATGCTTTGGGCATTTATCAAAAAGATTTGAAAGAATTAGCAAAGGAAATAGGCAAAAATAGCACGTTGGCAAAAGCACTTTTCGAGACCAATATTTACGAAGCAAGATTGCTGTGTAGTAAATTGTTCAACCCAAAAGATTTGACAGAAGATTTGATGGAAAAATGGGTGGTGACGTTTGAGAATTGGGAAATTTGTGACTCTTTTAGCATGGGAGTTTTTGCTCGAAGTCCTTTGGCAATTCCCAAGGCAATCGAGTGGAGTACTCGAACAGAAGAGTTTGAAAAGCGAGCTAGTTTTGCCACGATAGCAGGCTACTGTATGGCAGATAAAAAAGCAGCGAACAGTACTTTTGAACAATTTTTTCCTTTGCTTTATCAAGCTGCAGACGATCAACGTATTTATGTGAAAAAAGCGGTTAATTGGGCTCTAAGAAGTATTGGAAAACGCAATGTGGACTTGAATAAGCGGGCAATAGAAGAAGCTCAAAAAATAAAGCAATTAGAATTTAAATCAGCTCAATGGATTGCTAAAGATGCTTTAAAAGAATTGGAAAAAGAAACGGTTAATATCTTAGATTATCCTAGATCAATTTATAGACCCAAGAAATAA
- a CDS encoding TetR/AcrR family transcriptional regulator, giving the protein MSKRTEKTSKIIQTTIQILCTEGAGGLTMRKVAKLSDIRLSNLQYYYKDKDALLEATIEDYFRQNEAVVTENLAILPDNITFSNLLEIILEESLIDGNSSPRCAMFREIWALATKMPSIAELVRSYYQQYNDWLCQQLAPYSTQPAVIVSLLMPYVEGYSLMGNALPVSKKIIINTLIETVLPYSK; this is encoded by the coding sequence ATGAGCAAGCGAACAGAAAAGACATCTAAAATTATACAAACTACCATTCAAATTCTTTGCACAGAAGGAGCTGGTGGCTTAACGATGCGGAAAGTTGCCAAACTATCCGACATAAGGCTAAGTAACTTGCAATATTACTACAAGGACAAAGATGCCTTGTTAGAGGCAACGATTGAAGATTATTTTCGTCAAAATGAAGCGGTCGTAACAGAAAATTTGGCGATACTTCCTGATAATATTACCTTCTCTAATTTATTAGAAATCATATTAGAAGAATCACTGATAGATGGCAATTCAAGCCCTCGCTGTGCTATGTTTCGAGAAATTTGGGCACTGGCAACTAAAATGCCAAGTATAGCAGAACTGGTTCGTTCCTATTATCAACAATACAACGATTGGCTATGCCAACAACTAGCTCCTTATAGTACCCAACCAGCGGTAATTGTTAGCTTATTAATGCCTTATGTAGAGGGCTATTCCTTGATGGGCAATGCGCTGCCTGTTTCAAAAAAAATAATTATCAACACCTTAATAGAGACTGTGCTGCCTTATAGCAAATAA
- a CDS encoding NAD(P)H-dependent oxidoreductase — protein MNVLIINGHPKEKSYNDALAHAYEQGALSSNAAVEVLTLRDLKFNLSLENAYEKEMDLEDDLKMAIEKIKWCHHMVWVHPLWWAGYPALMKGFIDRAFLPGVTYKYEGKSIFPTPLLKGKTARIICTADSPSWYNTLLLGAPATKQLKKNTLEFCGVKPVRTNFIGPIRNSTVEFREKWLQKITNLGAHLS, from the coding sequence ATGAATGTATTAATTATTAATGGGCACCCAAAAGAGAAAAGTTATAATGATGCGCTTGCCCATGCGTACGAACAAGGTGCCTTGAGTTCCAATGCAGCTGTAGAAGTCCTGACACTTCGAGATTTGAAATTTAATTTAAGTCTAGAAAATGCTTATGAGAAAGAAATGGATTTGGAGGACGATTTAAAAATGGCGATAGAAAAAATAAAATGGTGTCATCATATGGTTTGGGTGCATCCGTTATGGTGGGCAGGTTATCCAGCTCTTATGAAAGGATTTATAGATCGAGCATTTTTGCCTGGAGTAACTTACAAATACGAAGGTAAATCCATTTTTCCTACCCCCTTGCTTAAAGGAAAAACAGCTCGAATTATTTGTACTGCCGATTCACCAAGTTGGTACAATACTTTGTTATTGGGAGCGCCGGCAACCAAGCAGCTCAAGAAGAATACATTAGAGTTTTGCGGCGTAAAACCTGTTCGTACGAATTTTATTGGACCAATTCGAAACTCTACAGTAGAATTTAGAGAAAAGTGGTTGCAAAAAATTACCAATTTAGGAGCGCATTTGAGTTAA
- a CDS encoding VOC family protein, giving the protein MKQYIANVALVVKDYDEAIDFYTKKLNFKLLEDTQLSETKRWVVVAPPGAKECCLLLAKAAKAEQVAAIGNQTGGRVGFFLFTDDFWRDYKEMQAKGIHFVREAVEEPHGWVAVFEDLYGNLWDFIQPSPQNKTRLV; this is encoded by the coding sequence ATGAAACAGTACATTGCAAATGTTGCTTTAGTTGTAAAAGATTACGACGAAGCCATTGACTTTTATACAAAAAAACTGAATTTTAAATTACTGGAAGACACCCAATTGTCAGAGACTAAGCGTTGGGTTGTTGTTGCTCCTCCTGGAGCTAAAGAGTGTTGCCTTTTATTGGCAAAAGCAGCAAAAGCAGAACAAGTAGCTGCTATCGGAAATCAAACTGGTGGTCGAGTTGGCTTCTTTTTGTTTACAGATGATTTTTGGAGGGATTACAAAGAAATGCAGGCGAAGGGAATTCATTTTGTACGAGAAGCGGTAGAAGAACCACATGGATGGGTGGCGGTGTTCGAAGATTTGTATGGCAATTTGTGGGATTTTATACAGCCTAGTCCTCAAAATAAAACTCGTTTGGTTTAA